The sequence GCCAGGGACACGATCTTCATGAAGCGGCGGTCGCGCAGCTCGCGGGCCACCGGCCCGAAGACGCGGGTACCACGGGGCTCGCCCTGGTTGTTGATGATGACGGCGGCGTTCTTGTCGAAGCGGATGGTGCTGCCGTCGGCACGCTTGATGGCGTGTGACGTACGCACGACCACGGCCTTGACCACGTCGCCGGCCTTCACGGTGCCGCGCGGCGCAGCGTCCTTGACGGAAGCCACGATGATGTCACCCACGTGGGCGTAGCGCTTGTTGCCGCCGCCGCCGGTGGTCAGACCCTTACCGCCGATGCCGCTGTTCAGCACGCGGATGCACATGATCTCGCGCGCGCCGCTGTTGTCCGCCACGTCCAGGCGGGACTGGGGCATGATCATGCGTTACCGCCTTCGGTGTCCACCGCCGTGGTCTCGATGCCACGGGGACGCTCGACCAGCTTGGTCACCTTCCAGGTCTTGGTCTTGCTGATGGGGCGCACGGCGATGATCTCCACGCGGTCACCCACCTTGTATTCGTTGTTCTCGTCGTGGGCCGCGTACTTGTGGCTGCGGGTCACAACCTTGCCGTACAGGGGGTGAGCAAACTTGCGCTCGACCTTGACGCTGACCGTCTTGTCGGCCTTGTCGCTCACGACGACGCCCGTAAAGGTCTTTTTCATGCCTGCTCTCCCTGCTGCTTGCTCAGCTCGCTCTTGATGGTGTTGAGCTGGGCCACTTCACGGCGGAGCTGCTGCACGCGGTGCGGCTGGCTCAGGGTGCCCATGGCCGCCTGAAA is a genomic window of Deinococcus arcticus containing:
- the rplN gene encoding 50S ribosomal protein L14, which encodes MIMPQSRLDVADNSGAREIMCIRVLNSGIGGKGLTTGGGGNKRYAHVGDIIVASVKDAAPRGTVKAGDVVKAVVVRTSHAIKRADGSTIRFDKNAAVIINNQGEPRGTRVFGPVARELRDRRFMKIVSLAPEVL
- the rpsQ gene encoding 30S ribosomal protein S17, encoding MKKTFTGVVVSDKADKTVSVKVERKFAHPLYGKVVTRSHKYAAHDENNEYKVGDRVEIIAVRPISKTKTWKVTKLVERPRGIETTAVDTEGGNA
- the rpmC gene encoding 50S ribosomal protein L29; this encodes MKPSEMRNLKADDFAREIESRKKELMELRFQAAMGTLSQPHRVQQLRREVAQLNTIKSELSKQQGEQA